The genomic window AAGACACGGGCTCCATAGACGGACTGGAAACCGTCACGGAATGCCGTGCACATGAACTTGACTTGCTTTTTCATAACAAGGACCTCCTAGGTGTCACTTCTTCTTTGATTGGACAAACGCTGCGGCGATGGCGGCTGCAATCTCAGCATCATTGCCTGCAGACGGCGCAACGCTTTCCACGACGGGGCTGGTTGCGGCTGGCTGTTCTTTCGGGGTGACTTTTCTGACGATCGAGGACATCCCTTTGGTCAGAAAGACGAGAAGCGTAAGAAACACAAACACTGTTCCCATGCCCAAAAGCAGAAGGATCAGACCATCCTGCAGGGTGGTAACAAGCAGCGTGTGTTCGGCAGCGGTGAGAAAAGTCATATACTGATCTCCTTCAACAAACGACAGGACCATTGGCGCACACTACACCATGGTATTTACCCCATTATATGGGAA from Sphaerochaeta sp. includes these protein-coding regions:
- a CDS encoding OadG family protein, which produces MTFLTAAEHTLLVTTLQDGLILLLLGMGTVFVFLTLLVFLTKGMSSIVRKVTPKEQPAATSPVVESVAPSAGNDAEIAAAIAAAFVQSKKK